In one Candidatus Nitronereus thalassa genomic region, the following are encoded:
- a CDS encoding AbiJ-NTD4 domain-containing protein, giving the protein MEYFSDQEHGSKARTEDVILPSVWGGIVAAVKGLISTGAFGEHFPEVCLDGTLPVGTDESAFSLAIQAEIPELEWPLKTTQRQQEGYRWEEIPYSPSELVVLDFVQFCYLHVSKPIQGTYHEWHKHYHLSFDSQTGKDEFRQKINRIFSRNGVSYELKQDGNIIRLAPAVLREELESANFSTGDGTLNQMLEEARRKFLDPNPTIRREAVERLWDSWERLKSIEVPLDKKDSISQLLDKAAAEEKFRGLLEEEARKLSDIGNTFHIRHSEVTQTAINEPLHIDYLFHRLFSMILLLIRARNI; this is encoded by the coding sequence ATGGAATACTTTAGCGATCAAGAACATGGCTCCAAAGCACGGACTGAAGACGTAATATTGCCAAGCGTTTGGGGCGGTATAGTAGCAGCGGTGAAAGGGCTCATTTCCACAGGAGCTTTTGGTGAACATTTTCCCGAAGTATGCCTAGATGGAACATTACCAGTGGGCACAGATGAATCGGCATTCTCTCTGGCAATTCAGGCAGAGATCCCTGAGCTAGAGTGGCCACTGAAAACAACTCAAAGGCAGCAAGAAGGATATCGCTGGGAAGAAATTCCGTACTCTCCCTCTGAACTAGTCGTTTTAGACTTTGTACAATTCTGTTATTTACATGTCTCTAAACCCATTCAGGGCACTTATCATGAATGGCACAAGCATTACCATTTGTCTTTTGATTCCCAAACTGGGAAAGATGAGTTTCGCCAAAAGATTAATCGGATATTTTCTCGAAATGGCGTTTCATACGAGTTAAAACAGGATGGCAATATTATTCGGTTAGCTCCGGCTGTCCTTAGGGAGGAGTTAGAGTCAGCTAACTTCTCCACTGGTGATGGCACCTTGAATCAAATGTTGGAGGAGGCCCGTAGAAAGTTTCTCGATCCAAATCCTACAATTCGCCGAGAGGCTGTTGAGCGTTTATGGGATTCATGGGAAAGATTAAAATCCATTGAAGTGCCTTTAGACAAAAAGGATTCTATTTCTCAGCTTCTTGATAAGGCTGCAGCTGAGGAAAAATTTAGGGGATTATTAGAGGAAGAAGCTCGCAAACTATCAGATATTGGGAACACATTTCATATTCGGCATTCTGAAGTAACGCAAACGGCAATTAACGAGCCCTTACATATTGATTATCTATTCCACCGTTTATTCTCCATGATTTTATTGTTAATTAGGGCTAGGAACATTTAA
- a CDS encoding 2-oxoacid:acceptor oxidoreductase family protein, producing the protein MLQVRIHGRGGQGVVTAAELLSMASFLDGKFALAFPSFGSERTGAPVAAFCRISDRQLRAREPIVNPDVIIVQDSTLLHQVEVFAGLQSDGAVLINSTRTARELGIDELCSTLSEHQCCIFPATDIANKFLHRPLPNAALVAGFAALTQEVSLSSIEKAIQEKFPGSIGELNIEIAREAYDYVGSQVAV; encoded by the coding sequence ATGCTGCAAGTTCGAATTCATGGCCGTGGAGGGCAAGGCGTGGTGACAGCGGCGGAACTGTTGTCCATGGCCTCGTTTCTGGATGGAAAATTTGCCTTGGCCTTTCCCAGTTTTGGATCTGAGCGGACAGGAGCGCCGGTGGCGGCCTTCTGTCGGATCAGCGACCGCCAACTACGAGCACGAGAACCCATCGTAAATCCTGATGTGATTATTGTTCAGGATTCGACTCTTCTTCACCAGGTCGAGGTATTTGCTGGCTTACAGTCTGATGGTGCCGTGCTGATTAACTCAACCCGAACCGCTCGTGAATTGGGAATAGATGAGCTGTGTTCCACGTTATCGGAACATCAGTGTTGTATCTTTCCAGCCACGGACATTGCCAACAAATTTCTCCATCGTCCCCTTCCGAACGCCGCGTTAGTCGCCGGTTTTGCGGCCCTGACGCAAGAAGTTTCCTTGTCATCTATCGAAAAGGCCATTCAGGAAAAATTTCCTGGCTCGATAGGCGAACTCAATATTGAAATTGCGAGAGAGGCCTATGACTATGTGGGGTCACAGGTAGCCGTGTAG
- a CDS encoding thiamine pyrophosphate-dependent enzyme produces the protein MSYPQVKFYQTGTFTVGNRLLNENNQTIQSQRDRTNSLNSGHRACQGCGEALGARYAVDAAMRAANKNLVAVNATGCLEVFSSPYPESAWQIPWMHSLFGNAPAVASGVAAAMRAKGKKETKVIAQGGDGATVDIGFGCLSGMFERNDDVLYICYDNEAYMNTGVQRSGSTPARAWTNTTQAVGPEPGNPVGVGKNLPAIAMAHGIPYVATSSVADLHDLEAKVTKAMDIRGARYIHIHVPCPLGWKSDPALTIKVARMAVESGLFPLFEAEHGAVVDRTPIRRKVSVERYLELQGRFKHLFGDPPDTTGIAAIQAIADANIQQYGLREQEQERGT, from the coding sequence ATGTCATATCCACAAGTGAAATTTTATCAAACCGGAACTTTCACGGTTGGGAATCGGTTATTGAATGAAAACAACCAAACAATCCAGTCCCAAAGAGATCGCACGAATTCCCTCAACTCCGGTCACCGAGCCTGTCAGGGGTGTGGGGAAGCATTGGGCGCGCGGTATGCTGTCGATGCAGCCATGCGAGCAGCCAACAAAAACCTGGTGGCGGTGAATGCCACCGGATGTTTGGAAGTGTTCTCCAGCCCCTACCCAGAAAGTGCTTGGCAAATTCCTTGGATGCATTCGTTGTTTGGCAATGCTCCAGCCGTGGCGAGCGGAGTAGCCGCAGCCATGCGAGCGAAGGGAAAGAAGGAGACAAAAGTCATCGCGCAGGGCGGCGATGGCGCGACGGTCGATATTGGTTTTGGGTGTCTGTCCGGCATGTTCGAGCGAAACGACGATGTTCTCTACATCTGCTATGACAACGAAGCCTACATGAACACTGGCGTGCAACGGTCAGGATCGACCCCGGCACGTGCTTGGACGAACACCACGCAAGCGGTGGGGCCGGAACCCGGCAATCCCGTCGGCGTTGGAAAAAATCTTCCAGCGATTGCCATGGCGCATGGGATTCCATACGTGGCCACGTCCTCTGTCGCGGATCTGCATGACTTGGAAGCCAAAGTGACCAAAGCCATGGACATTCGTGGCGCACGATATATTCATATTCATGTGCCCTGCCCGCTTGGATGGAAATCTGATCCTGCGTTGACGATTAAGGTGGCCCGGATGGCTGTGGAGAGTGGGTTGTTTCCATTGTTTGAAGCGGAGCATGGAGCGGTTGTTGATCGAACCCCGATTCGTCGCAAAGTTTCAGTTGAACGGTACTTGGAATTACAGGGACGGTTTAAACATTTGTTTGGCGATCCGCCAGATACAACTGGGATAGCAGCGATTCAGGCAATCGCGGATGCCAACATCCAACAGTATGGATTGCGTGAACAGGAACAAGAACGTGGAACGTAA
- a CDS encoding transketolase C-terminal domain-containing protein, with translation MKQQIEGSQAVAKTVAMCRPEVAACYPISPQTHIVETLSCLVKAGEVGPCQFLNVESEFGALSVLIGASAAGARTYTATTSQGLLFMAEAVYNAAGLGLPIVMTIANRAVGAPINIWNDHSDSMALRDSGWIQLFAEDNQEAVDLHIQAFRLAESLSCPVMVCMDGYILTHAVEAVDLPTQEQVDFFLPPYEPVQMLDPADPVSIGSMVGPDAFMEVRYLAHHKHLQALEALPRIQKEFQQPFGRPSGGLLESYQTEGAETIIVALGSVNGTIKDAVDDLRKEGLAVGAVKIVSYRPFPKYPLRQALGQAKRVIVVEKDLSVGKGGIVSSEVKMALRHLPVMVETVIAGLGGRAIPKASIVRVVHEALSEEGLEEPHFLDLNWDVINHELVRQQAKRRSGPTPENLLREAGTFGVKAG, from the coding sequence GTGAAACAACAAATTGAAGGATCACAAGCCGTTGCTAAGACTGTTGCCATGTGCCGCCCAGAAGTGGCGGCCTGTTATCCGATTTCCCCCCAGACCCATATTGTGGAAACGCTATCGTGTCTAGTGAAAGCCGGGGAAGTCGGCCCGTGCCAGTTTCTCAACGTGGAATCAGAATTTGGCGCCTTGAGTGTCTTGATTGGTGCGTCGGCGGCTGGTGCACGAACGTACACCGCAACGACGAGCCAAGGTCTGTTGTTCATGGCCGAAGCCGTCTATAACGCGGCGGGTCTCGGTTTGCCCATCGTCATGACCATTGCCAATCGCGCAGTAGGAGCGCCCATCAATATTTGGAATGACCATTCGGATAGCATGGCACTACGAGATTCGGGATGGATACAATTGTTTGCCGAGGACAATCAGGAGGCGGTCGATCTTCACATTCAAGCCTTTCGCTTAGCGGAATCCTTAAGCTGCCCAGTCATGGTGTGCATGGATGGCTATATCCTCACGCATGCAGTGGAGGCCGTGGATCTTCCGACTCAAGAACAAGTGGATTTCTTTCTTCCGCCGTACGAGCCGGTTCAGATGCTCGACCCTGCTGATCCTGTTTCCATCGGTTCGATGGTGGGACCTGATGCATTTATGGAAGTTCGATATTTGGCGCATCATAAACATCTCCAGGCGCTCGAAGCCCTTCCCAGAATCCAAAAAGAATTTCAACAACCCTTCGGTCGCCCTTCCGGCGGATTGCTGGAGTCTTATCAAACAGAGGGTGCGGAGACTATTATTGTCGCCCTCGGTTCGGTGAATGGCACGATTAAGGATGCTGTGGATGATTTACGGAAGGAAGGTCTCGCCGTTGGTGCAGTGAAGATCGTATCGTATCGACCATTCCCCAAGTACCCATTGCGACAAGCCTTGGGTCAGGCAAAAAGGGTGATTGTGGTGGAAAAGGATTTGTCCGTGGGCAAGGGCGGTATCGTATCGAGTGAAGTGAAAATGGCGCTTCGACATTTGCCCGTGATGGTCGAGACGGTGATTGCAGGATTGGGAGGACGAGCCATTCCCAAAGCATCTATTGTACGGGTCGTGCATGAAGCGCTTTCCGAAGAAGGGCTAGAGGAACCCCATTTCCTGGATTTGAATTGGGATGTCATTAATCACGAGTTGGTTCGTCAACAAGCCAAACGTCGATCTGGTCCCACCCCGGAAAACCTTCTGCGAGAGGCCGGAACATTTGGAGTGAAGGCAGGATAA
- a CDS encoding helix-turn-helix domain-containing protein: MSGKPRKSESTELRVGKAVRRMRKARQWSVRALAVKCGVSAGFISQVELGRAFPSIASLERIATVLGVTLGEFFQSTSSDGPFIVKKTERQVLQSKWSKAQIESLGPWSGARKLEALLVTLDSGGTSGSQLHTHETELLVVVFEGKVQLVFEDSVQSLQRGDAVMIPAGTPHRWKNTNVKSTQLLKVSPRLVL; the protein is encoded by the coding sequence ATGTCTGGGAAGCCAAGGAAATCCGAAAGTACGGAACTCCGAGTTGGGAAGGCCGTCAGGCGAATGAGAAAAGCCCGTCAATGGTCGGTACGGGCTTTGGCCGTTAAGTGCGGGGTCTCCGCGGGTTTTATTTCCCAGGTTGAACTCGGTCGGGCTTTCCCCTCTATCGCATCACTGGAACGCATCGCGACGGTTCTGGGCGTCACGCTTGGGGAATTTTTTCAATCCACCTCCTCTGACGGTCCGTTTATTGTTAAAAAAACCGAACGACAGGTTCTGCAAAGCAAATGGTCAAAAGCCCAAATCGAGTCATTGGGGCCATGGAGTGGAGCGAGAAAATTGGAAGCGCTCCTGGTCACGCTCGATTCTGGGGGAACCAGTGGTTCGCAACTCCATACCCATGAAACTGAATTGTTGGTAGTCGTGTTTGAGGGAAAAGTTCAGTTAGTATTTGAAGATTCCGTCCAATCTCTCCAACGAGGCGATGCCGTGATGATTCCCGCCGGGACGCCACATCGGTGGAAGAATACGAATGTGAAATCGACACAACTCCTGAAAGTTAGTCCACGGTTGGTGTTATAG
- a CDS encoding NAD(P)-binding protein: MERKPFAITLDPSSSLANHTGNWRTMRPEYSDHLPPCNRACPAGENIQAWLFEAEEGKYHEAWLKIMEDNPFPAIHGRVCYHPCQDACNREQLDEAVNIHAVERFLGDLAAKNNWKIEPGAPTGKHVLIIGAGPSGLSAAYHLARFGHQVTIYEAGPKTGGMLRFGIPKYRLPREVLDAEIARIEGMGVTIHLNRKVEDLQATIESEKFDATFLAIGAHLSKRAEVPGKDAGRILDALSFLEKMEGEAPPKIGRRVAVYGGGNTALDVARTAKRLGAEEAIIIYRRDREHMPAHDFEVEEALEEGILVRWLRTIKQIDDTTFTVEEMALDQNGKPQPTGRFETLEADSLVLALGQEVDTGFLRNVPGLEISGDGVIQVDHRMMTGCAGVFAGGDMVPAERTVTVATGHGKKAARHIDAYLRGTEFAKPASNPLASFGRLNPWYYTDAGQSHQPQLVMAKRQVSFDEVVGGLNEDTALLEARRCLSCGTCFECDNCYGMCPDNAIIKLGPRQRYKIDYDFCKGCGLCAEECPSGAIDMVKERR; encoded by the coding sequence GTGGAACGTAAACCATTTGCCATCACACTCGATCCTAGTTCGAGTCTCGCCAATCATACGGGCAATTGGCGCACGATGCGGCCGGAATATTCAGACCATCTCCCGCCGTGTAATCGGGCCTGTCCCGCAGGGGAAAATATCCAAGCCTGGCTCTTCGAAGCGGAAGAGGGTAAGTATCACGAAGCCTGGCTCAAGATTATGGAAGACAATCCCTTCCCTGCGATTCACGGTCGTGTGTGTTATCACCCCTGTCAGGATGCATGTAATCGTGAACAATTAGACGAAGCCGTGAACATCCATGCCGTCGAACGGTTCCTGGGTGACCTGGCGGCCAAGAACAACTGGAAGATTGAACCTGGGGCGCCAACAGGAAAACATGTGTTGATTATTGGCGCTGGTCCCAGTGGCCTTTCCGCAGCCTATCATTTAGCGCGGTTTGGGCATCAAGTGACAATCTATGAGGCTGGCCCAAAAACTGGAGGCATGTTGCGATTTGGCATTCCAAAATATCGACTCCCTCGCGAAGTGCTGGATGCCGAGATTGCTCGCATTGAAGGCATGGGGGTCACGATCCATTTGAATCGCAAAGTGGAAGATCTGCAGGCCACGATCGAGTCAGAAAAGTTTGACGCGACTTTTCTAGCTATCGGCGCTCATTTGAGTAAACGCGCGGAAGTTCCAGGAAAAGACGCTGGGCGAATTTTGGATGCTCTGTCGTTTCTTGAAAAGATGGAGGGGGAAGCGCCGCCAAAAATTGGGCGTCGTGTGGCCGTGTATGGTGGAGGCAATACCGCGTTGGATGTGGCCAGGACCGCGAAGCGCTTAGGCGCGGAAGAAGCCATCATCATCTATCGGCGGGATCGTGAACATATGCCGGCTCATGATTTTGAAGTCGAGGAAGCGCTGGAAGAAGGTATTCTCGTACGATGGCTCCGCACCATAAAACAGATCGACGATACAACCTTCACGGTGGAAGAGATGGCCCTGGATCAGAATGGAAAACCCCAACCTACGGGTCGGTTCGAAACGTTGGAAGCAGATTCGCTAGTGTTGGCATTAGGCCAAGAAGTCGATACAGGTTTTCTCCGAAATGTTCCTGGGCTAGAAATTTCAGGTGACGGCGTCATACAAGTCGATCATCGAATGATGACAGGATGCGCCGGGGTGTTTGCCGGAGGAGATATGGTCCCTGCTGAACGAACCGTGACGGTGGCCACGGGTCACGGCAAAAAAGCCGCCCGACATATTGATGCCTATCTGCGTGGGACCGAATTTGCCAAACCTGCATCCAATCCCCTGGCTTCATTTGGTCGTCTGAATCCTTGGTACTACACCGATGCAGGCCAGAGTCATCAACCTCAGCTGGTAATGGCTAAGCGACAAGTGAGTTTTGATGAAGTGGTCGGTGGTCTCAACGAAGACACTGCCTTGTTAGAGGCACGGCGCTGTTTGTCGTGCGGCACCTGCTTCGAGTGCGACAACTGTTACGGCATGTGTCCCGATAATGCCATCATCAAACTCGGACCGAGGCAGCGATACAAAATTGATTACGACTTTTGCAAAGGCTGTGGACTGTGTGCAGAAGAATGTCCGTCTGGCGCAATCGATATGGTGAAAGAGCGGCGATGA
- a CDS encoding DUF6868 family protein, with amino-acid sequence MMTITELTELLGWASVINICFLLVSFFFVAWMRETAIKIHSYFFGLNEQDLLRAYFQYLAQYKIVVLVFFVVPYFALKIMS; translated from the coding sequence ATGATGACTATCACAGAACTGACGGAACTTCTGGGCTGGGCTTCAGTAATCAACATCTGCTTCCTCTTAGTTTCTTTTTTCTTTGTGGCGTGGATGCGAGAAACAGCCATAAAAATCCATAGCTATTTTTTTGGATTAAATGAGCAAGATCTCCTTCGTGCCTATTTTCAATATTTGGCGCAGTACAAAATTGTCGTCTTAGTGTTTTTTGTTGTTCCCTATTTTGCATTGAAAATCATGAGCTAA
- a CDS encoding phosphoketolase family protein — MPTSTSKSKTLMPALLKLMDAYWRAANYLSVGQIYLLDNPLLRQPLKVEDVKPRLLGHWGTTPGLNFIYVHLNRVIKEHDLNMLYIAGPGHGGPALVANTYLEGTYSEVYPDISQDTEGMKRLFKQFSFPGGIPSHVAPETPGSIHEGGELGYALSHAFGAVLDNPDLIVSCVVGDGEAETGPLAAAWHSNKFLNPVTDGAVLPILHLNGYKIANPTVLARIPHKELESLFVGYGYHPLWVEGDDPATMHQLMAETMDKAIQQIHRIQHSARKKGEATRPLWPMIILRTPKGWTGPKEVDGQKAEGYWRSHQVPFSGMAGNPSHLKLLEKWMKSYNPETLFDENGQLKPELAALAPTGLRRMGANPHANGGLLLKALKMPNFRDYAIEVSQPGQVIGESTRVMGQFLRDVLKRNLEQKNFRIFGPDETASNRLGAVFEVTSRAWVAETLPEDDHLAADGRVMEILSEHTCQGWLEGYLLTGRHGFFNTYEAFVHVVDSMFNQHAKWLKVTGKEIPWRQPIASLNYLLSSHVWRQDHNGFSHQDPGFIDHVVNKKAEVIRVYLPPDANSLLWVTDHCLRSRNFINVIVAGKQPQPQYLNMDAAIKHCTAGIGMWEWASNDKGADPDVVLACAGDTPTLETLAAVDLLRQYLPDLKVRVINVVNLMKLQQPREHPHGLTDKEFDTLFTTDKPIIFAFHGYPWLIHRLTYRRTNHWNLHVRGYKEEGTTTTPFDMVVRNDLDRFHLVEDVIDRVPRLGYHAAYVKQAIRDKLIDHKEYIAKYGEDMPEIRNWKWPGR; from the coding sequence ATGCCTACTTCAACATCAAAATCCAAAACTTTGATGCCGGCGTTGTTGAAACTGATGGATGCCTATTGGCGGGCAGCTAACTATCTCTCCGTGGGGCAGATCTACTTGCTTGATAATCCCCTGCTGCGCCAGCCGTTAAAAGTTGAGGATGTGAAACCCAGGTTACTAGGACATTGGGGTACGACCCCTGGACTCAATTTCATTTATGTCCACTTGAATCGTGTGATTAAGGAACACGATCTCAACATGCTGTACATCGCCGGACCTGGCCATGGCGGCCCCGCGCTTGTGGCGAATACTTATTTAGAAGGCACCTATAGCGAGGTCTACCCCGACATCTCGCAAGATACGGAGGGAATGAAACGGCTGTTCAAGCAGTTTTCCTTTCCCGGAGGAATCCCGAGCCATGTGGCCCCGGAGACGCCAGGATCGATTCACGAAGGTGGAGAACTAGGCTATGCGTTGTCACATGCATTTGGGGCGGTGCTGGATAATCCGGATCTCATCGTATCCTGTGTCGTAGGAGATGGGGAAGCAGAAACCGGTCCTTTGGCCGCAGCCTGGCATTCGAATAAATTTCTTAATCCGGTCACAGACGGCGCGGTCTTACCCATCTTGCATTTGAATGGCTACAAGATTGCCAACCCCACGGTCCTGGCTCGTATTCCCCACAAGGAGTTGGAAAGTTTGTTTGTCGGGTATGGGTATCATCCGTTGTGGGTGGAAGGCGATGATCCCGCGACCATGCACCAATTGATGGCCGAAACCATGGACAAGGCAATCCAGCAGATTCATCGCATCCAACATTCCGCAAGAAAGAAAGGGGAGGCGACGAGACCCTTATGGCCTATGATTATTTTGCGAACGCCAAAGGGATGGACCGGCCCCAAAGAAGTAGATGGACAAAAAGCGGAAGGATATTGGCGATCCCATCAAGTTCCATTCTCCGGGATGGCTGGCAATCCTTCGCACTTAAAACTTTTGGAAAAATGGATGAAGAGTTACAACCCGGAAACCCTGTTTGATGAGAACGGCCAATTGAAACCCGAACTGGCAGCCCTCGCCCCCACCGGCCTTCGGCGCATGGGCGCGAACCCACATGCTAATGGCGGCTTACTCCTCAAGGCGTTAAAAATGCCGAATTTTCGAGATTACGCGATCGAGGTCTCTCAACCCGGACAAGTCATTGGCGAAAGCACGCGAGTGATGGGACAATTTCTTCGGGACGTCCTGAAGCGGAATCTCGAACAAAAAAACTTTCGCATCTTTGGGCCAGATGAAACCGCGTCCAATAGATTAGGGGCGGTGTTCGAAGTCACCAGTCGTGCCTGGGTCGCCGAGACCTTGCCCGAGGACGACCACTTAGCCGCCGATGGTCGGGTGATGGAAATTTTGAGTGAACACACCTGCCAAGGGTGGTTGGAAGGGTACTTGCTCACCGGGCGTCACGGTTTCTTTAACACGTATGAGGCCTTTGTCCACGTCGTGGACTCCATGTTCAACCAACATGCGAAGTGGCTCAAAGTGACTGGAAAAGAAATTCCTTGGCGTCAACCGATTGCCTCACTGAACTATTTACTGTCGTCCCATGTGTGGCGACAGGATCACAACGGGTTTTCGCATCAAGACCCAGGGTTTATTGATCATGTGGTCAACAAGAAAGCCGAAGTGATTCGGGTGTATCTCCCGCCGGATGCCAATAGTCTCTTATGGGTGACGGATCATTGTCTGCGGAGTCGAAATTTCATCAATGTGATCGTGGCCGGCAAACAGCCCCAACCGCAATATCTGAACATGGACGCCGCTATCAAACATTGCACCGCAGGCATCGGGATGTGGGAATGGGCGAGCAATGACAAAGGGGCTGACCCCGATGTGGTTCTCGCTTGTGCCGGCGACACCCCAACGTTGGAAACGCTCGCGGCCGTGGATTTGCTTCGCCAATACCTTCCTGACCTGAAGGTCCGTGTCATTAATGTCGTCAACCTCATGAAACTTCAACAGCCACGCGAGCATCCCCACGGTTTAACGGATAAAGAATTTGATACACTCTTTACAACGGACAAACCGATCATCTTTGCGTTTCACGGCTATCCCTGGCTGATTCATCGTTTGACCTATCGACGAACGAATCATTGGAATCTGCACGTTCGTGGGTACAAAGAAGAAGGCACGACCACCACGCCATTTGATATGGTCGTTCGCAATGATCTGGATCGTTTTCACTTGGTAGAAGACGTCATCGACCGCGTTCCCAGACTCGGCTATCACGCGGCCTACGTGAAACAAGCCATCCGCGACAAACTGATCGACCACAAGGAATACATCGCGAAGTATGGAGAGGATATGCCGGAGATTCGGAATTGGAAATGGCCGGGGAGGTAA
- a CDS encoding universal stress protein, whose amino-acid sequence MKVLLAVDGSDHSYDAVRAVECLTPAHPLRVMYALNLPRLAYPTLGPNLDKELSVTVEEAMKEEAESVVNRAASLLPPHHGTTEKRIVEGKPAEAILAAADDMKADLIVMGARGVGQLQEHVIGSVSHRVMSHASCPVLVIKSPIRHLQRMLVPIADEEDGQGVVDFLSKNPFRERPEVTVVHVVPFSEPIWPVGAMIPEGFRKDMMSYGKEITNQVVEKLGPLGYTARGLAVLGSPASAITQEAGASECDLIVMRSHARTGVSRFLLGSVSHGVVHHIGCSVLILR is encoded by the coding sequence ATGAAAGTCTTACTTGCCGTTGACGGTTCGGATCATTCCTACGACGCGGTGCGAGCCGTGGAATGCTTAACGCCAGCGCACCCCTTGAGAGTAATGTATGCTCTCAATCTTCCCAGACTCGCCTATCCCACGTTGGGACCAAATTTGGATAAAGAGTTGTCGGTGACAGTAGAAGAGGCGATGAAGGAAGAAGCCGAGAGTGTCGTGAATCGCGCCGCCTCCTTATTGCCGCCACATCACGGCACGACGGAAAAGCGGATCGTGGAAGGAAAGCCTGCCGAGGCCATTCTCGCGGCTGCCGACGACATGAAAGCCGACTTGATTGTCATGGGTGCTCGTGGTGTCGGGCAATTGCAAGAGCATGTTATTGGCAGTGTCTCACACCGAGTGATGAGTCATGCCTCCTGTCCTGTGCTGGTCATCAAGTCTCCCATTCGGCATTTGCAACGCATGCTGGTTCCGATCGCTGATGAAGAAGATGGGCAAGGTGTAGTGGATTTTCTCAGCAAAAATCCGTTCCGTGAACGGCCTGAGGTGACCGTGGTGCATGTGGTGCCATTTTCGGAACCCATTTGGCCCGTGGGTGCCATGATCCCGGAAGGTTTCCGGAAAGACATGATGAGCTATGGCAAAGAGATCACCAACCAGGTCGTTGAGAAGTTAGGTCCTTTGGGCTATACCGCCAGAGGGCTAGCGGTGTTGGGATCGCCGGCATCAGCCATTACCCAAGAAGCGGGTGCCAGTGAGTGCGACCTGATAGTCATGCGTTCTCATGCCCGAACCGGGGTGAGCAGGTTTTTATTAGGCAGTGTGTCCCATGGCGTGGTGCATCATATCGGCTGCTCAGTATTGATTCTGAGGTAA
- a CDS encoding acetate/propionate family kinase, translating into MKVLALNYGSSSIKFLMAESRPSHDMLYPLGRGSIDGIGTSQSTLRLYFSDRPPVQESLVATNHTQGTTFLFDHFNLYEEFSPSTIHAVGHRVVHGGDVFTQPTVVNAGVLSTLERLCDLAPLHNPLALKGIQETRTILGESVAMVCVFDTAFHHDMPKVASTYAIPHELATRHHIKRYGFHGIAHASLVQGYVTHRGESHQQDRVISLHLGNGCSITASKGGRSVDTSMGFTPLEGLVMGTRSGDLDPALVNYLAEKEHVTCAEVEKWLNHKSGLLGVSGQSSDMRMLLEAANHNHDEQATLAIDLFCYRARKYIGAYLATLGGAEAIIFGGGIGEASPDIRQRICENLEWCGLQLEPTRNEQAIHLSPGMATCITKDQAHLPAYVVAADEEMLIAQQTVECLTRSNTT; encoded by the coding sequence ATGAAAGTGTTGGCCCTGAATTACGGAAGCTCCTCTATAAAATTTTTGATGGCTGAGTCACGCCCAAGCCATGACATGCTTTACCCCTTGGGTCGAGGATCTATCGATGGAATAGGCACTTCTCAATCAACGTTACGTCTTTACTTCTCAGACCGTCCCCCTGTTCAGGAAAGTTTGGTGGCTACCAACCATACCCAAGGCACAACATTCCTTTTTGATCATTTCAACCTCTATGAGGAATTTTCTCCATCAACGATTCATGCGGTTGGCCATCGTGTGGTTCACGGCGGCGATGTATTCACCCAACCAACCGTGGTCAATGCTGGAGTCCTCTCGACGTTAGAACGTCTTTGCGACCTTGCTCCTCTGCACAACCCCCTTGCCCTGAAAGGTATTCAAGAGACCCGAACTATTCTGGGAGAATCCGTAGCCATGGTGTGTGTCTTTGATACAGCGTTTCATCACGACATGCCAAAGGTCGCCTCCACGTATGCGATTCCCCATGAGTTGGCCACTCGTCATCATATCAAGCGATATGGGTTCCATGGCATTGCCCACGCGTCGCTTGTTCAGGGGTATGTCACGCATAGGGGAGAGAGTCATCAACAAGATCGCGTAATCAGTTTGCACTTGGGCAATGGGTGCTCCATCACGGCCTCGAAAGGAGGTCGATCGGTTGATACTTCAATGGGATTCACTCCATTAGAAGGCTTAGTCATGGGCACGCGCTCGGGCGACCTGGACCCGGCTCTTGTGAATTATCTAGCCGAGAAGGAACACGTGACATGCGCCGAAGTTGAAAAGTGGCTGAATCACAAATCAGGGCTTTTGGGGGTGTCCGGACAATCTTCGGACATGCGCATGCTTTTGGAGGCAGCCAATCATAACCATGATGAACAAGCCACCTTGGCCATTGACCTATTCTGTTATCGGGCACGGAAATACATTGGGGCGTACCTTGCAACTTTAGGCGGAGCGGAGGCGATTATCTTTGGAGGTGGGATTGGGGAGGCATCGCCGGACATCCGACAGCGCATCTGCGAGAATCTGGAATGGTGCGGGTTGCAACTCGAACCGACAAGAAACGAGCAAGCCATTCACCTCTCTCCTGGAATGGCCACCTGCATTACCAAAGACCAGGCTCACCTTCCAGCCTATGTCGTTGCCGCTGACGAGGAAATGCTAATCGCTCAGCAAACTGTGGAATGTCTGACTCGATCGAATACAACATAA